The DNA region GACCTACCACCCGCCACAGGATCTGAAGCAGTGGCTGGACAGTGACGGAGACTACCTCCGCGTCTCGATCGAAGGCCGGTACCGGAAAGTTCACCAGCTGGTAGCCGAGGCGTTTCACACCAACCCCAGAGGCTATCCGCTGGTGCGGCACCTGGACGGTGACCCGCTCCACAACGTGGCGGCGAACCTGGCGTACGGCACCTACGCCGAGAACGCGGCTGACGCGCAGCGCCACGGCACCCGGGCGACGGCCCAGCACGGCACGAAGTCGAAGTACAGCCATGGCTGCCGCTGTGAGCCCTGCCTGATCGCGCAGCGGGAGTACGCCCGCGCCCGTCGGGCCGACCCCGCGACACGCGAGGCTGACAACGCCGCGAAGCGAGCACGCCGAGCGGCCAACCGAGCTCTGGAGGAGCAAGCATGACCGACGACAACACCGAGCCCGACCCCGCCGAGATGGTCTGGTCGACCAACCCCGAACCGCTGAGCCCGGCGGAGTTCCGGTACCGCCTGATGCTTGAGCGTGGCTGGGCTGACCGAGTCACCCCGTGGCGGATGCGATGACCGTGGCCGACACCGTGGCCGCGACCTTCCTCAGGCTCGAGCATTCCCTGAGGGAGGCCCGCGAGGCGCAGTGGACCACTGGCCATTCTCCCGCGCCCCGCGAGGACACAACCGAGCGGGCGAAGGGCCAGGTCAATGACCCGACGTTCACGGCGTTCTCGGATACGCGACGGCAGGCAGTGCGGGCCGCGTATGTGGAGGCCGAGGCCGAGCACACGGCGATCATGAGGACCATGCGTGCCGCCGCTGCCCATCTCGAGGCCGCGCTCGCCGCGGACTAGCCCGACGCTGTGCGCCCGTCTCAGGACCTAGGATTAGCGAGGCAAGTCCTAGGGCGTAGAACTCATCATATCCAGCCTACGCCCCCGTGCGGCAGCAGCGCAAGGGGGTTCTGGCCGGCCTCCTCCCGTCAGTCGTCGTCCTCGGCGATCGGGTCGTGCCAGAACACCGTTAGCCGCTCCTCGATCGGTCGACGTGAGCCGAGCGGACGGGCCACCTCGACTCCGTGGAGCATGCCGGCGATGAGGACTTGGCGCTCTCGAACGCCGCCAACGGTCCAGGCCTCGGCCAGGGTTCGGCCTGTGGCGACTCGCGTCCGCACGACTCGTCCGGGCGCCTCGAGGAGCTCGCGGCGTCGGGCCTTGCTGGCGTCGAGCTTGGGCAGCAGCACGGCGTAGTCGGCGCCGTCCTCGGCGAGCGCTGCCTGAAGATCCCCGATCGCGTGGGCCACGGCCTCGAGCTCGCTGGCGTCTGCACCCTCGACTCGCTCGCTCACGCGGAGCTCGTCGAGTCCCCCGATGGCGTCGAGGATCAGGCCTTCCATGTACGCCTCGAGTGCACCTCGTGCGATCGAGACCCCGGGGCACTTCTGCGACGGCACGGCCTTGTTGGCGCAGCGGAACGTGCCGAGGGCCCTGTCCTTCCGGTGGTTCGCGTAGAGCACCGAGCCGCACAGCCCGCAGAACAGCAGTCCGCTGAGCCAGCTGGCCGCCTTCTTGGGCGAGTTGGGTCCACGCTTGACGATCGACGCTTGGATGGCGGCCCAGGTGCCGGGGTCGATCACCGGCTCCCACCGTTGGATCGGCAGTCCGGCGGCGTCGGTGACCACGCGGTACTCCTCGATCGGACTGCCGTCGGCTCGCTGCCCGACTTGAACCCTCCGCGTAGTCCGCCCCAGGAGCGTGGGCGACAGGAACAGCTTGCGGACTGTGGTCAGGCGCCACATGCCGGCGTCGAGCCCGTCGACCGGTTGCCCGGTCTGGCGTGCCCGGCGTGCCGGGGACTGCGGTGTCGCCACTCCCTGTCCCTGAAGCCAGGTGGTCACCTCGGTGAGACTCGAACCGGTGGTGAACATGCGTGCCGCGGTCCGTGCGGCCGGGGCTTCGTCCTCGTCGATCACGAGCCGCTTGCCACCACCGGGTCGGGCCTCGGCCCGGTAGCCGAAGGGCGCAGAGCCGCCGAGCCATCGCATCTCGCCGGGTTCGGTCTGGCCGAGCACGTGGGACCGCATCGACTTGATGCGGTCCCGCGTGCCCTCGGCTTCCATCGCAGCGACTTCCGCGATGACGGCCGCCATGATCCCGAACGCGGGCTGGTCGGACCGCAAGCCCTCCTTGTGGGCGACGAACAGTGCCCCGTCCCGAGCTCCAAGCACGCCGACCAGCTTCGCCACGGCGGACAAGCCCATGCGCGACCACCGCGACATCTCCCACACGAGCAGCACGTCTGCCTCGCCGTCCTCGAGCATGGCGAGCGCCCGGTCCGCCTTCGCGCGATCCTTGCGTCCCGATAGCCCGTCATCCGTAAAAACGGCAACCACGGGCCACCCGGCAGCCTCGGCGACCGTCCGGAGCTCGTGTTCCTGGCGGTCGATCGAGACGGACTCCTCGGTGGACCGCGAGACGCGGCAGTAGAGGACGGCGCGCTTCATGCCCCGGAGCCTAGCGAGCGTCACTGACCACCTTGTCGTTGCTGTCGATGACGAGGACCTTGCTGTCTGTGGTTTCGGTCCAGCATCGGTCCTGGCTGCCGTCGTTGTAGTCGTCGTTCACGCACCGCTCGATCGCGGGCAGGCCCGACGGCGGCTCGTAGATGTGCGCGGCAAGGGCGAACCCGGCGACCGCACCCGCGAGGGCGAAGGCGGTGATCCCCCAGGCCAGGAGCCCGGTCGTGGATCGGGGGGTCTTGGGGTAGTCGCGGTTGGTGCGGGGACTCGACATGAGGTGGGCCTTCCATCTGTGGGATGTCGCCTTTTGCGCTCCCTCGTGTCGTCGAGGAACAGGATGCCGCCGGTCGCACGCGACACTGCTCCGGGTCGCAGCACACCGGAGCCGCCGCCGATCAGGGAGATCGCCGACGCGGAGTGGTGCGGGGCCTCCCACGGGGGCTTCGTGCTCCACGACGCCGGTCCGAGTCCGGCGACGGACCGGACGGCGGCGACCTCGAGCGCGGTCGCGTCGTCGAGGTCGGGCAGGAGTCCGGGCAGGCGCTCGGCGAGCATCGTCTTGCCGGCACCGGGCGGACCGAGCAGGAGCGCGTGGTGTCCTCCGGCCGCCGCGGCGACGACGGCACGGACCCCGATCGGGTTCCCGACGACGTCCGACAGTTCGGCCACCGGGCGTTGGACCGAGGGCACCGGCACCGGCAGCACCGCGTCGACCTCGACCGGCGGCAACAGCGCGCCGGCGTCGATCGCGGCCGCACGGAGGGAGTCGACCCCGGTGGTGCGCACGCCGTCGACCACGCGGGCCTCGGGCAGGTTGCCGATCGGCAGCACGACCCGGTCGGCCCCGGCGTCGCGGGCCGCGAGCAGCATCGGGATGACCCCCGCGACCGGCCGGACCCGACCATCCAGACCGAGCTCCCCGATGTAGACGATCCGCTCACTGACGTCGGGTGCGAGTCCGGCGCCGGCGAGCACGGCCATCGCGATCGCCAGGTCGAACCCGGAACCCCGTTTCGGGATCGCCGCGGGCGTCAGGTTCACCGTGATCCGGCGAGCCGGCAACGGACACCCGGCGTTCGCAGCGGCGGCACGGACCCGCTCACGCGCCTCGCCGAGCGAGGTGTCCGGCAGTCCGATGATGCTGAAGGCGGGCAGCTGGCTGGTCAGGTGGGCCTCGACCTCGATCCGGCGCCCGGTCACGCCGAGCAGGGCGACGGCCGCAGCACGCCCGATGCCGGTCACAGCACACCCGCCACGTGGTGCACGGCCGTCCGGGGACCGTCGACGTGGACCGCGACGACGTCGATGCGGATCGCGCGTGCCGACACCTCCGGATGGGCGTCGAACCACTCGGCCACGAGTCGTCGCATCCGCTTGAGCTTCGTCGCCGTGATCGCCTCGAACGGATGCCCCGTCGTCGTACCCGATCGCGTCTTCACCTCGATGAAAGCAAGCGTGCAGGAATCCCACGCGACGATGTCGATCTCGCCCCGGGCACACCGCCAATTCCGCTCGAGGACCCGGAATCCCCGTTCGTGCAACCACGCCACGGCCTGGTCCTCGCCGAACCGCCCCAGGCGGCCGTTCCGGAGTGTTCGTCCGGGGCGATCGTGCAGCTTCTGTTCCATGTCATTGCCTCCACGGCAACGATCGCGGGAACGGCAGCGTGGGTGGGCGCCGACGACGGCTCTGTGGAATCAGACGACGACGATCGCCCTTGGGGAGGAATGACGAAGGACCCGGGTGATCACGATCACCCGGGTCCTTCGTCGACAGCGGCTCAGTGTGCGGCTGCGTACGCTTCCTGCACCTGGGTCGAGATACGACCACGGGTCGAGACCTCGTAGCCGTTCTCCTTCGCCCACTCGCGGATCTTGCCGAGCTCTTCGGAGTTGCCACGCTTGGGGGCCGACTTCGGGGCTGTGCTGCCGGTGCGACGACCGGAGACCTTGCGCGCTGCGGCGATGTAGTCGGAGATCGCTTCGCGGAACTTGTCGACGTTGTCGTTCGTCAGGTCGATCTCGTACGACGAGCCGTCGAAACCGAATTCGACCGTGCGACCTTCACCGGTGGTGATGGGGGAATCGTCGAGGTCGTCGACGAGCTGGACGGTGACCTTCTGTGCCATGCGCGGCTCCTGTTCATTGGACGGGAAATCCCGACCAGAATAGCGCGTGGAATTCCGGCACGTCACTGATCACCGGCGATTCACCGAATGCACCGGAATTGACGATCACTCGTCGAGTGCGAGTTCCTTCGGCAGTTCGAGTTCTCGCGATGTCAGTTCTTCGACATTCACGTCCTTGAACGTGAGGACGCGGACGCCCTTCACGAACCGGTCGGAACGGTAGACGTCCCACACCCAGACGTCGTTCATCGTCAGTTCGAAGTAGAAATCGTGTTCGGTGTCCCGGCGCACGAGTTCGACCTCGTTCGCCAGGTAGAAACGCCGCTCGGTCTCGACCACGTAGCGGAACTGCGACACGACGTCGCGGTACTCGCGGTACAGGGCCAGCTCGACCTCGCGGTCGTAGTCGTCGAATTCGTCCTCATCCATTGCGCCCACAGTCTACGGCGGCAGCCGCACCAGTGCGCGACCACCCCTCAGCCATGCGCCCCAGCGCCGCGAACGTGAGGGCCGAACGCACCCGAGGCCGGCCGCTCCTCTACGAGCTCACCGAGGTTCCACAACACGCCGCGTGCGCGCTGCCGAGGGTCTGCGGCGGCACCGGGCGTGCGCCGAGATGCCGAGATTTCGGAACCTCACGAGCCGCCGCCGGGGCAGAGCGGACGGGCCACCGCCGGGCACGGGCGACCGCAGCGCGTCAGCTGACGAGCGCGTCGAAGCCGTCCAGTGACACGCTCGACGCCTGGTGCAACCACGACTTCCGGTGCAGTGCGTGCGCCCCGACCGCGCGGATGGCGTCGTAGTGCGCGGTCGAGCCGTAGCCCTTGTTCGACGCCCAGGCGTAGTGGGGCGCCTCGTCGTGGGCTGCGATCATCATGGCGTCCCGCGCGACCTTCGCCACGATCGACGCCGCGGCGACCGAGGCGCAGTCCCGGTCGGCCTTGACCTGCACGACGACCTCGAGCGGGTCCGTCGTCGGACGGAGCGACGCGGGGACGGCACGGGTCAGCCAGTCGAACGAACCGTCCAGCACGACCACTGCGCCGTCGAGCGACAGGCCACCGGCGACCAGGGACTCGAGCGCCTGCGCCCCTGCAGCTCCGAGCGCCGGGACGATCCCCTGCCGGTCGACGTACTCGGCGGACGCCATGCCGACGGCGGTGCGCGCCCACCGGGTGACGACGGGGACCAGGTCCGTCCGGCGGGTGGCGGACAGCAGCTTCGAGTCGGCCAGACCTTGCGGGACCCGCCCGACGTCGATCGTCACGGCCGCGACGCCCACGCCGACGGGACCGGCGATCGCACCGCGTCCGACCTCGTCCATCCCGATGACCGTGACACGGCCTTCGGCCAGCAGCCGCTTCTCGACGCGGAGGGAGGGGCGGACGGCGGTCACTGGTCGCGCTCCTCCACCCCGGCGAACACCTCGGGGTGGTCGTCGAGCCACGTCCAGCGGCTCGTCGGCCAGGAGATCACGAAGGCCCGGCCGGTCACGTCGGACAACGGCACGAACCCCTTCGATGGCGTGTCCCCGTTGTAGCGGGAGTCCTTGGAGTCGTTGCGGTTGTCGCCCATCACCCAGATGGTGCCCTTCGGCACGGTGACGGAGAAGTCGGTCGCCGAGGCGGGAGCGCCGGCCGGCAGCTTGAGGTACGGCTCCTTGATCGGGACGCCGTTCACGGACATCTGCCCGAGGTCGTTGCAGCAGGAGACCTTGTCCCCCGGCAGACCGATCACGCGCTTGATGAGGTGGTCGTCACTGTCACCCGTCCCGAGGCCGATCTGCGTCAGGACCCAGTCGATCGCCTTGGCGGGCTGGGTGTCCGGCGTGACGCTCGGCACCTCGGACCCGGCGAGCCATCCACCCGGGTCCTTGAACACGACGACGTCGCCGCGTTTCAGCGCCACGACACCCGGGACGAGTTCGTTGACGATCACGCGGTCGTTGATCTGCAGCGTGTTCTCCATCGACGCCGACGGGATGTAGAACGAGCGGATCAGGAACGTCTTGACCAAGAACGACACGAGCAGCGCCGCGATGAAGATGATGACGAGGTCGCGGAGGAATGTGAGGATCCCGTTGCGCTGCTTCTCGGGCCGGGGCCTGCGCCCGGATTCCTCAGTCGTGTCCGTCATTTCCGCTCTCGTTCACACCGTGCCCGCCCGGGTTCAGCGGGCGCAAAGGGAAAGCCCCCCGTCGATGCACAACCGTACATCGGCGAGGGGCCAGCAGCGGCGTCCGGCTCGCGGACGCTCACTGCGAAGGCGATCAGGCGTCGCGCTTCTCCTTGATCTTGCGGCGGGCCGCCTTGCCGCGCAGTTCGCGCAGGTAGTAGAGCTTCGCGCGACGGACGTCACCCTTGGTGACGATCTCGATGTGGTCGATGATCGGCGAGTGCACCGGGAACCAGCGCTCGACGCCGACCTGGAAGCTCACCTTGCGGACCTTGAAGGTCTCGCCGATGCCGTGGCCCTGGCGACCGATGACGACACCCTGGAAGACCTGGACACGCGAGCGCGTGCCTTCCACGATGTTCACGTGCACCTTGATGGTGTCACCGGCGCGGAAGTCCGGGACGTCGGTCCGCAGCGATGCTGCGTCGACGTTGTCGAGGAGCTGGCTCATGGCTGTTCTACTCTCTGCGGACGCACACGGGTCGCCGCGGATCGATGTCTGATGAAGTGGTGGTGCGTGCCCGGTGTCGGCGACTCCCCCGTGGCAGAGTCCAGCCAGGGCACAGCGGTCCATACTGCCACACGGAACGCCGGGGGCAAAACAGCGAGGATGGACCCATGATCGAACTGCGCACCCCCACGGAACTCGACGGCCTGCGTGTCGCCGGTCGGTTCGTGGCCGACGTCCTCGACGAACTGCTCGTCACGGTCGACGTCGGCGTGAACCTGCTCGAGCTCGACCGCGTCGCCGCGCGGATGATCGCCGACCGGGGTGCCGAGAGCTGCTACGTCGACTACCACCCCTCGTTCGGCAGGTCGCCGTTCGGCAAGAACCTGTGCACCTCGGTGAACGACGCCGCACTGCACGGTCTGCCGTTCGACCACGTGCTGCAGGACGGCGACCTCGTCAGCCTCGACTTCGCCGCGAGCGTCGACGGCTGGGTGGCGGACTCCGCTGTGTCGGTGCAGGTCGGGACGCCTCGCGACGAGGACCAGGCCCTCATCTCGACCGTCGAGCGCGCCCTGGCCGCCGGCATCGCGCAGGCTGCTCCGGGCAACAAGCTCGGCGACGTCTCGCACGCGATCGGGCACGTGGCGAAGCAGGCGGGCTACGGCGTCAACCTGCAGTTCGGCGGGCACGGTGTCGGTCACACGATGCACGGCGACCCGCACGTGCCGAACGACGGACGTCCGGGTCGCGGCCTGAAGCTCCGGCCGGGCCTGGTGGTCGCGATCGAGCCGTGGCTCATGCAGGGCACCGACGAGCTGTACCAGGACGATGACGGCTGGACGCTCCGGAGCGTCGACGGCTCACGTGCTGCGCACGTCGAGCACACGGTGGCGGTCACCGAGCACGGACCCGAGGTCCTGACGCTGCGTCGCGCCCAGCGCGCCGACCCGACCGCCTGACGGACTGGAGGCGCGGTGCGGGCCCGCCCCGCGCCTCCAGTCCGAAACGGCGGAGCCGAGTCTCATGCCCAGCGACAGTTCTCGCGATCGCGACCGCGAGAACTGTCGCTCAGCCCGAGTCTCGGGGGGGGGCAGGAGCAGGAGCAGGAAGGCGCTACGCGTCGGGCAGCAGGTCCGGACGGACGCGCCGCGTCCGCTCCAGCTGCTGCTCGTGCCGCCACGCACCGACGCGGGCGTGGTGCCCGCTGAGCAGGACGTCGGGGACGTCGAGGCCGCGCCACGACGCGGGCTTGGTGTAGGAGGGGTACTCGAGCAGGCCGTCCTCGTGGGACTCCTCGACGAGCGACTCGGGGTTGCCGACGACGCCGGGCACGAGTCGTCCGACCGCCTCGATCATCGCCATCGCGGCGACCTCGCCGCCGTTCAGCACGTAGTCGCCGAGCGAGAGCTCCACGACGGTGGCGCGTGACGACGCCCACTCGAAGACGCGGGCATCGATGCCCTCGTACCGCCCGCAGGCGAACACGAGGTGCTCCGACGTCGACGCGAGCGACCGAGCGATCGACTGCGTGAAGGGCGTGCCGGCCGGCGTCGGGACCACCAGGGTCGACGAGCCGTCGGGGCGGAAGAGCGCCTCGAGCGCCTGCGCCCAGGGTTCCGGCTTCATCACCATGCCGGCGCCACCGCCGTACGGGGTGTCGTCGACGGTGCGGTGCCGGTCGGTGGTCCACGACCGCAGGTCGTGCACGTGCAGGTCGAGCAGACCGCCGGAGCGGGCCTTGCCCAGCAGGGACACGTCGAGCACGGAGAAGAACTCCGGGAAGATCGTGACGATGTCGATCCGCACGGCAGCTAGTCCGTGACCGTCTCGGGACGCGATGTGTCCTCGGGGTCCTCGAACAGGCCCTGCGGCGGCGTGACCGTGACGGTGCCGGACGCGATGTCGACCGCGGGCACGATCGCCGCGACGAACGGCACGAGGACCTCGCCGCGCGACGGGGTGTCGACCGCGAGCAGGTCCTGCGCCGGCATGTGGTCCACCCGCGCCACGGTACCGACCTCGACGCCGTCACGCAGCACCTTCAGCCCGACCAGCTGGTGGTCGTACCAGGCGTCGTCCTCGCCGGTCTCGGCGTCGGCGTCCTGCTCGACCCAGAGGATGATCCGGGCGAGCGACTCGGCGCCGGTGCGGTCGTCGATCCCGGCGAAGAACGCGACGGGGTGACCGTTGTACCAGCGGAGCTCGTCCAGCTCGAGGGTCTTGCCCGACCACGGTGAGTCGTCGGGGACCTGGAGCGTGAACGTGGCACCGGGGGTGAACCGACGATCCGGGTCGTCGGTGTAGAGCTCGAGCTTGATGCCGCCCTTGAGCCCGTGTGCCTTCGTGATTCGACCCACCCGGAGCTGGGTCGTCTCCCTAGGAATCGGTGTCGACCACGTCGACCCGCACACGCTTGCCGTCGGCCAGGGCCGAGACGAGGGTGCGGAGTGCCTTGGCGGTCCGCCCGGCACGTCCGATCACGCGGCCGAGGTCCTCGGGGTGCACGCGCACCTCGAGGACCTCGCCCCGCGGGGAGGTGGAGCTGGCGACGCGCACGTCGTCAGGGTGATCGACGATCCCCTTGACGAGGTGCGTCAGCGCGGATTCGAGCAAGGACTACGCCTCGGTCGTCTCGTCGGCGGTCTCGGCGTCGTCGGTCTTGGCGGCGGGAGCCGTCTTCTCCGACTTCGGCTTGAGGACGGCCTTCTTCGAGGAGTCGACCTGGAAGGCCTGCTTCGGCTCGGCGACCTTGACCTTGGACGCGGTGTCCTTCTCGCCCTTGAACTTGGCCCAGTCGCCGGTCAGCTTGAGGAGGGCCGCGACCTGCTCGGTCGGCTGCGCGCCGACGCCGAGCCAGTAGAGCGCACGCTCGGACTCGATCTTGATGACCGAGGGCTCCTCGGTCGGGTGGTACTGACCGATCTCCTCGAGGACACGACCATCGCGCTTGGTGCGCGAGTCGGCGACGACGATGCGGTAGTAGGGCGCACGGATCTTACCGAGACGCTTCAGACGGATCTTGACAGCCACAATTGCTCCTGTTTGCTTACGTTGTGGTTGAACTGGAACCGCGGGCGTGGGGGCACACACGGTGAAAGCTCGAGAGAGATCGCTCACAGCTGGATAGAGGGTCGAGCTGCGGCGATTCGACCGTTCATTCTTACAGATTCCGGGCCGCGATGCGAGCCGACGCGCTACGGCGCGAGTCGCCGGACCGCTTCGAGGGCCTCGGACGTCGCGCGGACCGCGTCCACGCTCCGTGCGTCGCGTGCGCCGCCGACGACGGCGAACGGCACACCGGCGGCCTGGAGGACCGTCACGAGTCCGTCAGGCACGTCACCGTCGGTGTCGATCGCGCGTTCCTGCCCGGCGCAGACCACGACGGTGTCCGCCGGGATCGCACGCTCCTCGCCGTGCTCGTCGCGGATCCAGAGGACACCGGGCTCGATGCGCAGGTACTCCTGCACGCCACCGACCATGCGCACCCCGGCGTCACGGAGGCGACCGATGGCGACCCAGCGCGAGGTGATCCCGACGCCCTGCCCGAACTTGCCCGATCGGCGGAGCACGGTGACGTCGGAGCCCGGCCGGATCGGGCGCGACGCCGCGGGCAGCCGCTGGGGCACGTCGCCGACGAGCTCCTCGGAGACGTCGAGGTCCCAGCGCGCCGCGAACTCGGTGGCGCGGACCGACTCGTCCGGCGACTCGGTCAGGAACGCTGCGGTGTCGACGCCGATGCCGCCGCCACCGATGATCGCGACGGAGCCGGCCGGCACGCCCCCGCGCAGCGCCCGCTCGTACGACAGGACGTGCGGCAGGTCTGCACCGGGGACGTCGACGTCGCGCGGGACCACCCCGGCGGCGAGCACCACGGCGTCGCTGTCGGCGAGGTCCGCGGGCGTCGCCGGGCGGCCGAGGTGCACCGTGGCTCCCCGCTCGTCGAGTTCGGCACGGGCAGCCCGCACGGTGGCGGCGTAGTCCTCCTTGCCGGGCACGAGCGCGGCGAGGCCGAACTGGCCGCCGAGCCGGTCGGCGGCCTCCCACACGGTGACGTGGTGGCCGCGTCGGGCGGCGTCGACGGCTGCGGCGAGACCGGCCGGTCCCCCGCCGACGACGTCGACGCGCTTCGGGTCGCTGGTCGGACGCGCCGGGAACGCGACCTCGCGGGCGGCGCGCGGGTTCACCAGGCAGGACACCGGTGCTCCGATGATCGAGCGGTCGAGGCACGCCTGGTTGCAGCCGATGCACGTGTTCACCAGGGCGAACCGGCCCGCGAGCGACCGGTTCACGAGCGCGGGGTCGGCGAGGAACGGTCGGGCGAGCG from Curtobacterium sp. MCJR17_020 includes:
- a CDS encoding ATP-binding protein, producing the protein MTGIGRAAAVALLGVTGRRIEVEAHLTSQLPAFSIIGLPDTSLGEARERVRAAAANAGCPLPARRITVNLTPAAIPKRGSGFDLAIAMAVLAGAGLAPDVSERIVYIGELGLDGRVRPVAGVIPMLLAARDAGADRVVLPIGNLPEARVVDGVRTTGVDSLRAAAIDAGALLPPVEVDAVLPVPVPSVQRPVAELSDVVGNPIGVRAVVAAAAGGHHALLLGPPGAGKTMLAERLPGLLPDLDDATALEVAAVRSVAGLGPASWSTKPPWEAPHHSASAISLIGGGSGVLRPGAVSRATGGILFLDDTRERKRRHPTDGRPTSCRVPAPTATTPRPPDPRPGSWPGGSPPSPSRVRSPGSPLPRTSTSRRRACPRSSGA
- a CDS encoding ribonuclease HII, with product MTAVRPSLRVEKRLLAEGRVTVIGMDEVGRGAIAGPVGVGVAAVTIDVGRVPQGLADSKLLSATRRTDLVPVVTRWARTAVGMASAEYVDRQGIVPALGAAGAQALESLVAGGLSLDGAVVVLDGSFDWLTRAVPASLRPTTDPLEVVVQVKADRDCASVAAASIVAKVARDAMMIAAHDEAPHYAWASNKGYGSTAHYDAIRAVGAHALHRKSWLHQASSVSLDGFDALVS
- the trmD gene encoding tRNA (guanosine(37)-N1)-methyltransferase TrmD, coding for MRIDIVTIFPEFFSVLDVSLLGKARSGGLLDLHVHDLRSWTTDRHRTVDDTPYGGGAGMVMKPEPWAQALEALFRPDGSSTLVVPTPAGTPFTQSIARSLASTSEHLVFACGRYEGIDARVFEWASSRATVVELSLGDYVLNGGEVAAMAMIEAVGRLVPGVVGNPESLVEESHEDGLLEYPSYTKPASWRGLDVPDVLLSGHHARVGAWRHEQQLERTRRVRPDLLPDA
- the rplS gene encoding 50S ribosomal protein L19 — translated: MSQLLDNVDAASLRTDVPDFRAGDTIKVHVNIVEGTRSRVQVFQGVVIGRQGHGIGETFKVRKVSFQVGVERWFPVHSPIIDHIEIVTKGDVRRAKLYYLRELRGKAARRKIKEKRDA
- a CDS encoding YraN family protein, with the protein product MEQKLHDRPGRTLRNGRLGRFGEDQAVAWLHERGFRVLERNWRCARGEIDIVAWDSCTLAFIEVKTRSGTTTGHPFEAITATKLKRMRRLVAEWFDAHPEVSARAIRIDVVAVHVDGPRTAVHHVAGVL
- a CDS encoding NUMOD4 motif-containing HNH endonuclease gives rise to the protein MSAELKADDRPDPTWDPRCGTMGATGYQAHLDRGERACEPCNHARWAASLVRRMRDNPPVQPSPDLPLEVWRPVADARGYVVSSEGRVRFTGSVLPTYHPPQDLKQWLDSDGDYLRVSIEGRYRKVHQLVAEAFHTNPRGYPLVRHLDGDPLHNVAANLAYGTYAENAADAQRHGTRATAQHGTKSKYSHGCRCEPCLIAQREYARARRADPATREADNAAKRARRAANRALEEQA
- the map gene encoding type I methionyl aminopeptidase produces the protein MIELRTPTELDGLRVAGRFVADVLDELLVTVDVGVNLLELDRVAARMIADRGAESCYVDYHPSFGRSPFGKNLCTSVNDAALHGLPFDHVLQDGDLVSLDFAASVDGWVADSAVSVQVGTPRDEDQALISTVERALAAGIAQAAPGNKLGDVSHAIGHVAKQAGYGVNLQFGGHGVGHTMHGDPHVPNDGRPGRGLKLRPGLVVAIEPWLMQGTDELYQDDDGWTLRSVDGSRAAHVEHTVAVTEHGPEVLTLRRAQRADPTA
- the rpsP gene encoding 30S ribosomal protein S16 → MAVKIRLKRLGKIRAPYYRIVVADSRTKRDGRVLEEIGQYHPTEEPSVIKIESERALYWLGVGAQPTEQVAALLKLTGDWAKFKGEKDTASKVKVAEPKQAFQVDSSKKAVLKPKSEKTAPAAKTDDAETADETTEA
- the lepB gene encoding signal peptidase I, which produces MTDTTEESGRRPRPEKQRNGILTFLRDLVIIFIAALLVSFLVKTFLIRSFYIPSASMENTLQINDRVIVNELVPGVVALKRGDVVVFKDPGGWLAGSEVPSVTPDTQPAKAIDWVLTQIGLGTGDSDDHLIKRVIGLPGDKVSCCNDLGQMSVNGVPIKEPYLKLPAGAPASATDFSVTVPKGTIWVMGDNRNDSKDSRYNGDTPSKGFVPLSDVTGRAFVISWPTSRWTWLDDHPEVFAGVEERDQ
- a CDS encoding Lsr2 family protein is translated as MAQKVTVQLVDDLDDSPITTGEGRTVEFGFDGSSYEIDLTNDNVDKFREAISDYIAAARKVSGRRTGSTAPKSAPKRGNSEELGKIREWAKENGYEVSTRGRISTQVQEAYAAAH
- a CDS encoding RNA-binding protein; translated protein: MLESALTHLVKGIVDHPDDVRVASSTSPRGEVLEVRVHPEDLGRVIGRAGRTAKALRTLVSALADGKRVRVDVVDTDS
- the rimM gene encoding ribosome maturation factor RimM (Essential for efficient processing of 16S rRNA), yielding MCGSTWSTPIPRETTQLRVGRITKAHGLKGGIKLELYTDDPDRRFTPGATFTLQVPDDSPWSGKTLELDELRWYNGHPVAFFAGIDDRTGAESLARIILWVEQDADAETGEDDAWYDHQLVGLKVLRDGVEVGTVARVDHMPAQDLLAVDTPSRGEVLVPFVAAIVPAVDIASGTVTVTPPQGLFEDPEDTSRPETVTD
- a CDS encoding recombinase family protein translates to MKRAVLYCRVSRSTEESVSIDRQEHELRTVAEAAGWPVVAVFTDDGLSGRKDRAKADRALAMLEDGEADVLLVWEMSRWSRMGLSAVAKLVGVLGARDGALFVAHKEGLRSDQPAFGIMAAVIAEVAAMEAEGTRDRIKSMRSHVLGQTEPGEMRWLGGSAPFGYRAEARPGGGKRLVIDEDEAPAARTAARMFTTGSSLTEVTTWLQGQGVATPQSPARRARQTGQPVDGLDAGMWRLTTVRKLFLSPTLLGRTTRRVQVGQRADGSPIEEYRVVTDAAGLPIQRWEPVIDPGTWAAIQASIVKRGPNSPKKAASWLSGLLFCGLCGSVLYANHRKDRALGTFRCANKAVPSQKCPGVSIARGALEAYMEGLILDAIGGLDELRVSERVEGADASELEAVAHAIGDLQAALAEDGADYAVLLPKLDASKARRRELLEAPGRVVRTRVATGRTLAEAWTVGGVRERQVLIAGMLHGVEVARPLGSRRPIEERLTVFWHDPIAEDDD
- a CDS encoding DUF2469 family protein, producing the protein MDEDEFDDYDREVELALYREYRDVVSQFRYVVETERRFYLANEVELVRRDTEHDFYFELTMNDVWVWDVYRSDRFVKGVRVLTFKDVNVEELTSRELELPKELALDE